One Oncorhynchus masou masou isolate Uvic2021 chromosome 18, UVic_Omas_1.1, whole genome shotgun sequence DNA window includes the following coding sequences:
- the nubp2 gene encoding cytosolic Fe-S cluster assembly factor nubp2 yields the protein MEENNEGGNLAQVQHVVLILSGKGGVGKSTLTTELALALRHAGKKVGILDVDLCGPSIPRMLSVGKPEVHQCDSGWVPVYTDAQKSLALMSIGFLLEDPDEAVVWRGPKKRVSLIGQFVSDVAWGELDVLLVDTPPGTSDEHLAVLENLKKQHKVDGAILITTPQAVSTGDVRREITFCKKTGLRILGIVENMSGFVCPHCSECSNIFSKGGGEELAKLTGSVYLGSVPLDPLLTTSIEEGKDFIQTFPDSATFSAINSIAQTLLTSIQNP from the exons ATGGAAGAAAACAATG AAGGTGGGAACTTGGCCCAGGTCCAACATGTGGTGTTGATCCTGTCTGGAAAAGGAGGGGTGGGCAAGAGCACCCTCACCACAGAGCTAGCCCTGGCCCTAAGACACGCAGGCAAGAAG GTTGGGATCCTGGATGTGGACTTGTGTGGTCCCAGTATCCCCCGCATGCTGAGTGTGGGCAAGCCAGAGGTGCACCAGTGTGACTCGGGCTGGGTGCCCGTCTACACAGATGCCCAGAAGAGCCTGGCGCTCATGTCCATAGGCTTCCTGCTGGAGGACCCAGACGAAGCAGTTGTCTGGAGGGGTCCAAAGAAACGGGTAT CTCTGATTGGGCAGTTTGTGTCTGACGTGGCATGGGGGGAACTGGATGTGCTCCTGGTGGACACGCCCCCGGGGACGTCAGACGAACACCTGGCCGTCCTGGAAAACCTGAAGAAGCAGCACAAAGTGGACGGAGCCATTCTGATCACTACACCGCAG GCAGTATCGACGGGGGACGTCAGGAGAGAGATAACGTTCTGTAAGAAGACAGGCTTGCGCATCCTGGGGATTGTAGAGAACATGAGTGGATTTGTGTGTCCACACTGCTCT GAATGCAGTAATATCTTCtccaagggaggaggagaggagctggccAAGTTGACAGGATCAGTATATTTGG GCTCTGTGCCCCTGGACCCTCTGCTCACGACCAGTATAGAGGAGGGCAAAGACTTCATCCAGACATTCCCAGACAGCGCCACCTTCAGTGCCATCAACAGCATTGCACAGACCCTCCTAACAAGCATACAGAATCCCTGA
- the atp6v0cb gene encoding ATPase H+ transporting V0 subunit cb: protein MSSESPEYSPFFAVMGASAAMVFSALGAAYGTAKSGTGIAAMSVMRPELIMKSIIPVVMAGIIAIYGLVVAVLIANNISEKVTLYKSFLHLGAGLSVGLSGLAAGFAIGIVGDAGVRGTAQQPRLFVGMILILIFAEVLGLYGLIVALILSTK from the exons ATGTCGTCCGAAAGCCCCGAATACTCTCCGTTCTTCGCAGTGATGGGTGCCTCTGCGGCTATGGTTTTCAGCG CCTTAGGAGCAGCCTATGGGACGGCTAAGAGTGGCACAGGGATCGCTGCCATGTCGGTGATGAGGCCGGAGCTCATCATGAAGTCGATCATCCCCGTGGTCATGGCGGGTATCATAGCCATCTATGGCCTGGTAGTAGCGGTGCTCATTGCCAACAACATCTCTGAGAAGGTCACCCTCTACAA GAGTTTCCTCCACCTAGGTGCTGGCCTGAGTGTGGGCTTGAGCGGGCTGGCAGCTGGCTTTGCCATCGGCATTGTAGGTGACGCAGGCGTGAGGGGCACGGCCCAGCAGCCCCGGCTTTTTGTGGGCATGATCCTCATCTTGATCTTCGCCGAGGTCCTCGGACTCTACGGTCTCATTGTGGCCCTCATCCTGTCCACGAAATAA